The window CGGCCAGGCATCCGGGCCACCGGGCCAGGGCCCCACGCCGTGCGCGGGGACCGGCGGCTCCGCCGGCTCCGGCTCGGGCTCGGTCGGCGCGGCATCCACGAGCCCAGGCTATCGCCGACCGCGCAACCCCTTTCCGGTCCTCCCCACACCGGGTTCATCCACGACATACTGGAGATTCGCCGACGACGAGACCATGTGGGGGATTCCTTGTTCGACGACGACAGACGTCAACGCGCCATCGAGGCCCTCGGGCTTCTCGACACGCGCCCCGACGAGCGCGTGGACCGGGTGACGCGTCTCGCGCAGGAGATCTTCGGCGTACCGATGGTGAGCGTCACTCTCCTCGATCGCGACCGGCAGTGGCGGAAGTCCCAGATCGGTCTCGGCGGCGACGAAGCGCCGCGGGAGGGCGCATTCTGCGACATGACGGTCCGCCAGGGCGGCACGCTGATCGTCGAAGACGCGAGCGTGGACGAGTACTTCGCGACGAACCCGTTCGTCGAGGGCGATCCGCACCTGCGTTTCTACGCCGGGCACCCTCTGCAGGCTCCCGGCGGCGAGTTCGTCGGCACCCTGTGCATCCTCGACACCCAGCCGCGATCGCTCGATGCCCGCGAGGTGGAGCTTCTGCGCGAGATGGCGCAGTGGGTCCAGACCGAGCTCATGGCCGAGGACGACCTCGACCACGCCACCGTCGTGCAGCAGGCGCTTCTGCCCCGGGAGACCCCCGAGGTCGCCGGATACACGCTGGCGGCCGCCGCCACGGCATCCGGACAGTTGATGGGGGATCTCTACGACTGGTACCTGCACGACGGGCGGCTGCGGATGACGCTGGCCGACGTCATGGGAAAGGGAACCGGCCCCGCGATCGTTGCCGCATCGGTGCGCGCGTCGCTGCGCACCGCACCCGACCGCACCCTCGCCGCCGCGGTCGCCGAGGTCGACCGCCTGCTGGAGTCCGACCTCGGACGGGCGGGACTCTTCGTCACCGCCGTGCACGCCGAGCTCGACCCGGGGTCGGGAAGGATCTCGTTCGTCGACGCCGGACACAGCCTGGCGTTCATCCTTCGCAGAGACGGCAGCTGGACGCCGCTGCGCTCGACGGGCCTGCCGCTGGGCATGGGCTTCGACCTCGACCGGACGGCGGCGTCGGTGCAGCTCGAACCGGGCGACGCGTTCCTGTGCTGCAGCGACGGCCTTCTCGACATCCTCGACGAAGAGGACCCGTTCGGCCACGTGCTGCGGGTGATCTCGACGGAAGGACCCGACGGCGCCGTCGCCGAAGCGGTGCGACTCGCCCACGAACGCCGCGCGCCCGACGATGTCACGGTGCTGCTCGTCCGCCGAGACGGGTGAGGGGGCGGAGGACGAATGATGAACAGGGTGACGCGATGACGGCGCGCTTCGTCTGGATCCGGATCCTCGCGCTGTTGTCGGTGCTCCTCGGAGTGAACTACATCGCATGGCGATGGCTCGACTCGATCAACTGGTCGGCCTGGTGGATCGCCGTTCCCCTCGTCATCGCCGAGACCTACAGCCTCATCGACACGTTCCTGTTCGCCGTGACGATGTGGCGCGCACGAGACCGGCCCGCCCCGACCTCACCGCCGCAGGGCACCGCCGATGTCTTCATCACCACCTACAACGAGCCGATTGGGATGGTGATGGCCACTGCGCTCGCTGCACAGCGCATCGCCTACCCCCACCACACCTGGGTGCTCGATGACGGGTCCCGGCCCGAGATGGCCGAGGCCGCCCGCACGGCGGGGCTCGGGTACATCACCCGCTCGGAGGACTGGACGGGCAAGCCCCGTCACGCCAAAGCGGGAAACCTCAACAACGCCCTGATGAACACCGACGGCGAGTTCCTGCTCATCCTCGACGCCGATCAGGTGCCCGACCCGCTGATCCTGCACCGCACGCTCGGCTACTTCGCCGATGACCCCGAGGTGGCGCTGGTGCAGACGCCGCAGTGGTTCGTCAACGTCGACGACGCCGACCCGCTGGGAAGCCAGGCCCCACTGTTCTACGGTCCGATCCAGCAGGGCAAGGATGGCTGGAACGCGGCGTTCTTCTGCGGGTCCAATGCCGTGCTCCGCCGCGACGCGCTCATGCAGCTCGGCACCGTCGGCTACGTCCGCGACCTCGAGCAGTCCACGGCCCGCACGCTCAAGGCGGCCGAATCGCTCCTCTCGCGGGCTGCGCGCGACCGCCATGCCGACGAGGCTGTGCGCACCGAGCTGACGGCGCTCCGCGACGAGGTCGCCGGCGCTCGTCGGCAGATCGCCGCCGGCGAACCCATCGGCGAGGTCACCTACCGCGTGCAGGCCGCCGTGGATGCGTCATCCCGTCGCCTCGTCTCGCGCGACCTCTCCGCGCTGCAGGCCGACCTCGACGTCATCGCCCAGCTGCCGATCGAGCGCGACAGCGAACTCGACGCGATCGTCATCGACGACACCGCCCTCGACGCGCTCGCCACCCGGGAGATGTCCCCGCTCGGGGCGGTCGAATCGGTGTCGGCCCTCCTGGACGCACTCCGGGTGGACCGCCCGGGCGAAGCGCAGCCGATACAGCCGATGGC of the Microbacterium invictum genome contains:
- a CDS encoding GAF domain-containing SpoIIE family protein phosphatase, translated to MGDSLFDDDRRQRAIEALGLLDTRPDERVDRVTRLAQEIFGVPMVSVTLLDRDRQWRKSQIGLGGDEAPREGAFCDMTVRQGGTLIVEDASVDEYFATNPFVEGDPHLRFYAGHPLQAPGGEFVGTLCILDTQPRSLDAREVELLREMAQWVQTELMAEDDLDHATVVQQALLPRETPEVAGYTLAAAATASGQLMGDLYDWYLHDGRLRMTLADVMGKGTGPAIVAASVRASLRTAPDRTLAAAVAEVDRLLESDLGRAGLFVTAVHAELDPGSGRISFVDAGHSLAFILRRDGSWTPLRSTGLPLGMGFDLDRTAASVQLEPGDAFLCCSDGLLDILDEEDPFGHVLRVISTEGPDGAVAEAVRLAHERRAPDDVTVLLVRRDG
- a CDS encoding glycosyltransferase family 2 protein; this translates as MTARFVWIRILALLSVLLGVNYIAWRWLDSINWSAWWIAVPLVIAETYSLIDTFLFAVTMWRARDRPAPTSPPQGTADVFITTYNEPIGMVMATALAAQRIAYPHHTWVLDDGSRPEMAEAARTAGLGYITRSEDWTGKPRHAKAGNLNNALMNTDGEFLLILDADQVPDPLILHRTLGYFADDPEVALVQTPQWFVNVDDADPLGSQAPLFYGPIQQGKDGWNAAFFCGSNAVLRRDALMQLGTVGYVRDLEQSTARTLKAAESLLSRAARDRHADEAVRTELTALRDEVAGARRQIAAGEPIGEVTYRVQAAVDASSRRLVSRDLSALQADLDVIAQLPIERDSELDAIVIDDTALDALATREMSPLGAVESVSALLDALRVDRPGEAQPIQPMATISVTEDMATAMQLHSLGWRSVYHHEILAHGLAPEDLRTMLTQRLRWAQGTLQVMLRDNPLMKKGLSAGQRLMYFATMWSYLSGFTALVYLAAPVIYLVFGVMPVTAWSVDFFARFLPYFIINQILFLVVARGIKTWRGQQYALALFPVWIDACVTAFANVVLKQPLGFAVTKKDGRAEGGPPWRQIWPQLTAIAVLVFALGIGLTRLAVGTADGTGTLVNTVWVVYDLAVLSVIIQAALYRGPKASLTDERQIAL